A section of the Salmo salar chromosome ssa05, Ssal_v3.1, whole genome shotgun sequence genome encodes:
- the k1143 gene encoding K1143 protein — protein MAKMNKGPKANVSWVKPAEPSFLKKFKNDVGFKEGPTIDTKRLEMPALEDDSGSDREDELPQVVILKKGDLSAEEVLQIKEVKDGTEKEDKTPADGKILFKKPTKRSSDKFQGITASSNKKKKSEGKSEGGDEEKKEEKSEKKVKNKSLLSFGEDEDED, from the exons ATGGCTAAGATGAATAAGGGTCCGAAAGCGAACGTATCGTGGGTGAAACCAGCAGAACCGTCATTTTTAAAGAAATTCAAGAACGATGTTGGCTTTAAGGAAGGACCCACCATTGACACCAAG CGTTTAGAGATGCCAGCCTTGGAGGATGACAGTGGCAGTGATCGTGAAGATGAGCTGCCTCAAGTTGTCATTCTCAAAAAGGGAGATTTAAGCGCTGAAGAAGTGTTACAGATAAAAGAGGTAAAGGATGGTACAGAAAAAG AAGACAAGACTCCTGCTGATGGCAAGATCCTGTTCAAGAAGCCCACGAAGCGCTCCTCTGACAAGTTCCAGGGCATCACCGCCAGCTctaacaagaagaagaagagtgaAGGAAAGAGTGAAGGAGGAGATGAAGAGAAAAAGGAGGAGAAGTCTGAAAAGAAGGTGAAAAACAAGAGTCTTCTCTCTTTCggagaggatgaggatgaggactAA